The proteins below are encoded in one region of Knoellia sp. S7-12:
- the pstA gene encoding phosphate ABC transporter permease PstA: MAAIATSTIRPLSAAAHGEKNLRSIVFLIGLWLCLAFGILVLVVLLFETFQEGRPRLDGMLFTNYTSQLRPETAGARAAILGSAMVIGTTAALALPLGVAAAAYLEEFASRESKFAKFVELNVQNLAAVPAIIYGMLAAALALTVGLPKNTVLAGGIALALLILPVVIVSTREALRAVPREIRQGSLALGATPIQTLTRQTLPAAVPGIATGTILALSRAAGEAAPLLLLGGLVFVQFDPNGLLSGFTTMPIQIFNWAGRSQEEFQQLAAAASILLLVLLIAMNAVAIFIRNKFASER; the protein is encoded by the coding sequence ATGGCCGCCATCGCGACATCCACCATTCGCCCGCTCTCCGCTGCGGCCCACGGGGAGAAGAACCTTCGTTCCATCGTGTTTCTCATTGGCCTGTGGCTCTGTCTGGCCTTTGGGATCCTGGTCCTCGTGGTGCTCCTGTTCGAAACGTTCCAAGAGGGACGTCCACGTCTCGACGGCATGCTCTTCACGAACTACACGTCCCAACTGCGGCCGGAGACGGCCGGGGCCCGGGCGGCCATCCTTGGCTCTGCCATGGTCATCGGGACGACCGCCGCGCTGGCTTTGCCCCTCGGAGTTGCCGCCGCGGCATACCTGGAGGAGTTCGCCTCCCGTGAGAGCAAGTTCGCCAAGTTTGTGGAGCTGAACGTGCAGAACCTTGCAGCGGTCCCGGCCATCATCTACGGCATGCTGGCCGCCGCTCTGGCGCTCACGGTCGGCCTCCCCAAGAACACCGTCCTGGCCGGTGGAATCGCTCTAGCACTCCTGATCCTCCCGGTCGTCATCGTGTCAACCCGCGAGGCCCTCCGCGCCGTCCCCCGCGAAATCAGGCAGGGCTCGCTCGCCCTCGGCGCCACCCCGATTCAGACCCTGACGCGCCAGACCCTGCCGGCGGCGGTGCCGGGTATCGCGACGGGCACGATCCTGGCCCTGTCCCGCGCTGCCGGAGAGGCCGCACCGCTGCTGCTGCTGGGTGGCCTGGTGTTCGTCCAGTTCGACCCCAACGGTCTGCTCAGCGGCTTCACCACCATGCCGATCCAGATCTTCAACTGGGCGGGGCGCTCGCAGGAAGAGTTCCAACAACTCGCCGCAGCAGCGAGCATCCTGCTTCTCGTGCTGCTGATCGCCATGAACGCTGTGGCCATCTTCATCCGAAACAAGTTCGCGAGCGAGCGATGA
- a CDS encoding metalloregulator ArsR/SmtB family transcription factor: MTSAPLSVDEAERAAAVFKALGDPVRLRLLSNIASSPSGEACVCDIQDVGVSQPTVSHHLKKLREAGLLLSERRGHWVYYRVAPGALAVMAQLLG; this comes from the coding sequence TTGACGAGCGCTCCCCTCAGTGTCGACGAGGCGGAGCGGGCGGCCGCCGTGTTCAAGGCACTGGGAGATCCTGTCCGGCTGCGACTGCTGTCGAACATCGCCTCATCACCGAGCGGCGAAGCGTGCGTGTGCGACATCCAGGACGTCGGGGTGTCTCAGCCGACGGTCTCACACCATCTGAAGAAGCTGCGCGAAGCGGGACTTCTGCTTTCCGAACGCCGGGGTCACTGGGTCTACTACAGGGTCGCGCCAGGAGCGCTTGCCGTCATGGCGCAGCTCCTCGGCTGA
- a CDS encoding FAD-dependent oxidoreductase yields the protein MANSPSLVASSLEADKTQAPTVVIGAGPIGLAAAAHALERGLEPLVLERGDRAAASVVSWGHVRLFSRWSELVDPAARRLLIQRGWREPAGNGYPTGAEWAAQYLQPLADALGECVQYGTTVTGVARRGRDRVVDSGRDGQPFTVHVRNADGHRARLTAGAVIDASGTWTHPNTLGSDGYPADGEQDPAIGARISYGVPNANDAEDVTRFGGKRTAVIGSGHSALTALVALAQIAASIPGTRAVWVLRRGSVGNAYGGGASDELPARGALGLRARDAVAAGQIEVVSGFRTGSIEFTDSSTISLVSEDDRRVEGLDELIGLTGFRPDHSIMSELRLRLDDRLEAPVDLAPLIDPNVHSCGTVYPHGVVELGHADQGVFIVGMKAYGRAPTFLALTGYEQVRSVVAALAGDHAAAARVELTLPETGVCGGAGLFDEAGAAQSDEEGADGCCTPTPQLVQIGAPTSIGETTSGGC from the coding sequence GTGGCCAATAGCCCATCCCTAGTAGCCTCGTCACTCGAGGCAGACAAGACGCAAGCCCCCACCGTGGTGATCGGAGCAGGTCCGATCGGTCTTGCCGCTGCGGCTCATGCGCTTGAACGAGGCCTGGAACCGCTGGTGCTCGAGCGCGGTGACCGTGCCGCCGCGTCCGTCGTGTCGTGGGGTCACGTCCGCCTCTTCTCGCGCTGGTCCGAGCTCGTTGACCCCGCCGCGCGTCGACTCCTCATCCAACGAGGTTGGCGCGAGCCCGCAGGCAACGGCTACCCCACCGGCGCCGAGTGGGCCGCCCAGTACCTTCAACCCCTCGCCGACGCGCTCGGTGAGTGCGTGCAGTACGGCACCACCGTGACCGGTGTCGCCAGGCGGGGCCGTGATCGCGTCGTTGACTCCGGTCGTGACGGCCAGCCCTTCACCGTTCATGTCCGCAATGCCGACGGACACAGGGCCCGCCTCACTGCAGGAGCCGTCATCGATGCCTCCGGAACGTGGACACACCCCAACACCCTCGGAAGCGACGGTTATCCCGCCGATGGCGAGCAGGACCCAGCCATCGGTGCCCGGATCTCCTACGGCGTCCCGAACGCCAATGACGCTGAAGACGTCACCAGGTTCGGCGGCAAGCGCACGGCCGTCATTGGTTCCGGCCATTCGGCACTGACCGCTCTCGTCGCACTTGCCCAGATCGCTGCATCCATTCCGGGCACGCGAGCGGTCTGGGTGCTGCGCCGAGGATCGGTCGGCAACGCCTACGGAGGCGGTGCCTCCGACGAACTACCCGCCCGGGGCGCCCTTGGACTACGTGCTCGCGACGCAGTTGCGGCGGGGCAGATCGAGGTGGTCTCCGGATTCCGCACAGGGTCCATCGAGTTCACCGACAGCAGCACGATCAGCCTCGTGAGCGAGGACGATCGACGCGTCGAAGGGCTGGACGAGCTCATCGGGCTGACCGGGTTCCGACCGGACCACTCGATCATGTCCGAACTTCGCCTACGTCTCGACGACCGCCTTGAGGCGCCGGTTGACCTGGCGCCCCTCATCGACCCCAACGTCCACTCCTGCGGCACGGTCTACCCGCACGGAGTGGTCGAGCTCGGACATGCCGATCAAGGGGTGTTCATCGTCGGAATGAAGGCGTACGGCCGGGCGCCCACGTTCCTTGCCCTGACCGGCTACGAGCAGGTCCGATCGGTCGTCGCGGCCCTGGCCGGCGACCATGCCGCTGCCGCCCGCGTCGAGCTAACTCTTCCTGAGACCGGCGTTTGCGGCGGCGCAGGCCTGTTCGATGAGGCCGGTGCGGCTCAGTCCGATGAAGAGGGAGCAGATGGTTGCTGCACCCCGACCCCCCAGCTGGTCCAGATCGGCGCCCCCACAAGCATAGGAGAAACCACATCCGGCGGATGCTGA
- the pstC gene encoding phosphate ABC transporter permease subunit PstC, producing the protein MSTANRTAGPPSSGGLPPSQPPISLKASSPRYGEKLFLGFLMAAAGLSVITTVGIVASLILPTLSFFREVSFIDFITGTSWTPRFAQKSYGVLPLLTATAWTTGIALAVSIPLGLGAAVFLSEYASTRVQKFFKPTLELLAGVPSVVYGLFAVTFVGPVVLNNWLGIKVGTFSVLAAGLVLGVMIIPTVASLAEDAMSAVPRALREASYGLGANRMRTVLRVVFPAAISGIAASIVLALSRAVGETMIVTMAGGGQAQMVTDPRSGGQTMTAFIAQAALGDSVQGTTQYNTLFAVGLTLFAITLVINMISIRLVNRFREIY; encoded by the coding sequence GTGTCCACCGCGAACCGGACGGCAGGCCCCCCCTCGTCGGGGGGCCTGCCCCCGTCCCAGCCCCCGATCTCCCTCAAGGCCTCGTCGCCCCGCTATGGCGAGAAGTTGTTTCTCGGCTTCCTCATGGCCGCAGCAGGCCTCTCGGTCATCACGACAGTCGGCATCGTGGCCTCGCTCATCCTGCCGACGCTGTCGTTCTTCCGTGAAGTGAGCTTCATCGACTTCATCACCGGGACATCCTGGACACCTCGCTTCGCTCAGAAGTCCTATGGCGTGCTGCCCCTGCTCACGGCAACGGCGTGGACCACGGGCATCGCCCTGGCAGTGTCCATCCCACTCGGACTCGGGGCGGCTGTGTTCCTTTCCGAGTACGCCTCCACTCGAGTCCAAAAGTTCTTCAAGCCCACGCTGGAGCTCCTGGCTGGCGTTCCCTCGGTCGTCTACGGCCTGTTCGCCGTGACGTTCGTCGGACCCGTCGTCCTCAACAACTGGCTGGGGATCAAGGTCGGCACCTTCTCCGTCCTCGCAGCAGGGCTCGTGCTTGGCGTCATGATCATCCCGACGGTCGCCTCGCTGGCGGAGGACGCCATGAGCGCCGTGCCCCGTGCGCTGCGGGAGGCCTCCTACGGTCTCGGCGCCAACCGCATGCGCACGGTGCTGCGCGTCGTGTTCCCTGCAGCCATCTCGGGCATCGCGGCCTCGATCGTCCTTGCCCTCAGCCGTGCCGTTGGCGAGACCATGATTGTCACGATGGCCGGTGGCGGTCAGGCACAGATGGTGACTGACCCGCGCTCAGGTGGCCAGACCATGACCGCGTTCATCGCGCAGGCCGCTCTGGGCGACAGTGTCCAAGGCACGACGCAATACAACACCCTGTTCGCAGTGGGTCTCACGCTCTTCGCGATCACCTTGGTCATCAACATGATCAGCATCCGCTTGGTCAACCGCTTCCGGGAGATCTACTAA
- the pstB gene encoding phosphate ABC transporter ATP-binding protein PstB — MSLNSNGESPRAVLSCEDVSVYYGDFRAVNEVNLNIGVHEITALIGPSGCGKSTVLRSLNRMNDLIPGTRVTGSIKYHDIDIYGKEVDAIEVRRRIGMVFQKANPFPKSIYDNIAYGPKVTGMKVSNMDDLVEESLRGAALWDEVKDKLKQSAYGLSGGQQQRLCIARTIAVKPEVILMDEPCSALDPIATARIEDLMADLRKEYTIVIVTHNMQQAARVADRTAFFTAEAAEGSGDRTGHLVEFDLTSKIFSNPADTRTEDYISGRFG, encoded by the coding sequence ATCTCGCTCAACAGCAACGGCGAATCCCCCCGGGCGGTCCTCAGCTGTGAGGACGTCAGCGTCTACTACGGCGACTTCCGCGCCGTGAACGAGGTCAACCTCAACATCGGCGTCCACGAGATCACGGCCCTCATCGGCCCCTCGGGCTGCGGCAAGTCAACGGTGCTCCGTTCGCTGAACCGCATGAACGACCTCATCCCCGGGACGCGTGTCACCGGCTCGATCAAGTACCACGACATCGACATTTATGGCAAAGAGGTCGACGCCATCGAGGTGCGTCGCCGGATCGGGATGGTCTTCCAGAAGGCCAACCCCTTCCCGAAGTCGATCTACGACAACATCGCCTATGGCCCCAAGGTCACCGGAATGAAGGTCTCCAACATGGACGACCTCGTCGAGGAGAGCCTGCGTGGCGCTGCGCTGTGGGACGAGGTCAAGGACAAGCTCAAGCAGTCAGCCTATGGCCTCTCGGGTGGTCAACAGCAGAGGCTCTGCATCGCCCGCACGATCGCGGTCAAGCCCGAGGTCATCCTCATGGACGAGCCCTGCTCAGCGCTCGACCCGATCGCGACGGCACGCATCGAGGACCTCATGGCAGACCTGCGCAAGGAGTACACGATCGTCATCGTGACTCACAACATGCAGCAGGCGGCCCGCGTCGCCGATCGCACGGCCTTCTTCACGGCTGAGGCGGCCGAGGGCAGCGGCGACCGCACGGGTCACCTGGTGGAGTTCGACCTCACGTCAAAGATCTTCAGCAACCCAGCCGACACGCGCACCGAGGACTACATCTCGGGCCGCTTCGGCTGA